The DNA region TTACAATCCTGAATTTCCTATTAAACTACGCGAATATCTGCTGCCTGCCAAAACAAATGGAACATTATTTACATTAACTTTACCAATTTACGAAGGTTTGGTTCGAAACACAGCTCGTGAATTTTTTATTGTTTATCAGAAATTAGATTCCAACCCAAAATTTTTTAGAAAGGAAGCGGATCGGTATTTGATGTTAGTGGAGGAAAATCGTTTGGATCCGTATTATTTAAATCGGTTCATATTGTTTATGTATCCTGCATTTACGGACAATGAAGACCCTGAAGAATCATCCAGATTTGTTTATCGAAAAGGTGATGAAACTCTGGAAGCCCAAGTAGTAAAAGAATTAGTTGGCTTTTGGATTCGTAGAAAGGCGGATGGAACAGATACAGAATTTGTTTTGGGTTTGGTGGATTTATTAAAGTTATACGATCCGGAGTTTTATCAAAACCGAATCGTACCCTCTTCTAATTAACTTACCATTAACCTAAGATATCTTTCATTGCATCAATTACATCTTTTTCGTCTGATTTTGTCATACCAGCAAATAGAGGTAATGATACAGAACGATCATACATCAGGCAGGCATTCGGATATTCTTTGCGATTGTATTGAAACGTTTTTTTGTAATAAGGATGTTCAAAGATAGGAATGAAATGAAGGCTTGTGCCAATATTTCTTTCCTTTAATTCTTCTACCAAACTATCTCGTCCGATTTTGGCAATTTTTGGATCTAATTCAATGCGGTAGAGATGCCAGCTATGAATCCCATTCGAATCTTCTTTAGGGAGTTTGATTCCTTTTAGCGAGCTAAACTCTTGGTTATAATGTTTTGCAATTTCTGTTCTGCGTTCCCAAAATCCATGGGATTCTTTTAATTGTACGACACCTAATGCCGCGGCAATGTCTGTCATATTGTATTTGTAACCGGCATCGACAACTTCGTAATACCAACCTGGTCGGTTGAATGCATCACGATTTATTCCATGTAGTCGCATTTTACGAATTCGTTCAGCTGCCTCTTTATGAGAAGTGGTGACCATACCCCCTTCTCCAGTAGTAATTCCCTTGGTTGCATAAAAACTAAAAACAGTAAAATCACCCCAAGTTCCAATCATCTTATCTTTATGAACTGCAGGGAAAGCATGGGCGGCGTCTTCGATTACATATAAATTATATTCTTTCGCAATTGCCATGAGTCCTTCCATATCGCAAGTATAACCTGCTAAGTGGACGGGCATAATGGCTTTGATTTGTTTACCGGTCTTTTTACTTGTGAGTTCTTTTCCGTTCCATTTACATTTGGATGTAATTGTTTCACGAAGGGTTTCCGGAGTCATTAGGTTGTGGATGGGATCGACATCGGTGAGAATTGGTTCGGCCCCGAAATAACAAATCACTTCGGTCGTAGCAGTGAAAGTAATAGAACTAGTGATCGCTGCATCATTAGCCGTAAGCCCGATGGCTTCCAAAGCTAAATGTAAGCCCGCCGTTGCCGAATTGACAGCGATGGTTTCTTTGCTACCCACAAAGTCACCAAACTCCATCTCGAATTGTTTTACTTTCGGACCAGAGGTAACCCAACCTGACCGAAGCACTTGAGCTACTTCTTCAATCGCATCTTCCGAGATCGAAGGAAGAGCAAACGGTAGGAATGTTTTGCGAGATGTGAGCATATTCATTTATACGACATAATTCGGAAAAAATTTCCAGTCTTTTCCGCTCCCAAACTTCCTATCGACGGTATTTTTGAAAGCTGAATAGGGATTTTCACCCAAGGTTTAAAAATCTACTTGTAGGCACTTACGAAATTTCGCATTCTTTCCTGGAACATGGAAGTTCCTTTTTCTGAGATTTTAAATCGTATTGCTGTCATTGACCGAGACATTGCTGAGCTCAATCGGTTGAAAAGCCGTTTGCCGGCTGACAGACCGTACTCACCTACCATCCAACTTACTTTTGATAAACAAATCAATACTCTGTTAAACGAGCGGGTTTCCCTCATGGAACTCCCGATCCTCCACCCTCCCCTTTGGTTACTTTCCAAAGAAGGCTTGGAACCATCCACAGAGTCACCTCTTCTCAAAGAGAGAAAATCCTTACTGGCTGGGGACTTGTCTGTCCCTCATCCAAACGAACAGGATGTCATCAATTTCATTCGAGAAATTCCAAAAACAGAGGTTCACCTCCATTTGGAAGCCTGTGTGAACAAAGAAACTTTGAAGTTTTTGTACAAAAAGAACGGAATCGAAGTTACAGATAAAGAGTTTGAAGATAAATACAATTTTAAAGATCTCAATGGTTTCATTCAGGTATTTTTCTTTGTGCAAGGATCGGTAAAAGAAGCTTCTGACTTAGGTTATTTTATCGATAGTTTAGCTGACTATTTACGATCCAACAATATCATCTATTGCGAAGCATTTTTTGCTCCTTCTAAGTTCATCCAAAACGGATTGGATTTTGATGAAATGGTAGAAGTGATGGTCAATCGCATTCGTCAAATCGAAGTCAAAGATGGAATCACCATCCGATTGTTAGTGGATGTATCTCGTTCTTTTGGTCCAGAAAATGCGATGAACAACCTCAAACGAGTATTGGGATTAAAACATAAAGAAGTGATCGGAATTGGACTTGGTGGCGCGGAACTTATGGGCCCTGCTAAGGATTATTCAGAAGTATTCAAAGTCGCACGCGAATCTGGGTTACGATGTGTGGCTCACTCCGGCGAAGATGATGGACCTTGGGCAATTTGGGATGCTGTTAATCTTTGTAAGGCGGAAAGAATCGGACACGGAACTTCTGCCATCCAAGATCCAGAGCTTGTTCGTTACATGAAAGAAAATCGTATCCCGATTGAGATTTGTGTTACTTCTAATGTTTTTACAGGGAAATATGTTCGTAAGGAACAAAACCACCCGGTTCGTTATTATTATGACCAAGGTTTGATGTTGTGTATCAATACAGATGATCCAGATATCTTTAATGTCAATCTTACATACGAATTTTTTAAACTCTATCGTTTCTTAGATTTTTCTATCGATGAAATCATTGATTTGGTGAGACAGGGAGTACTTTGTACTTTCCATCCAGAAAAAGAATCACTTTGGGCAGCCATGGAAGAGAAAATCGATCAAATTAAATTAAAATATAATTTGGTTTCAGAAAAACAAGTAACAGCAGTATAGTTTCGATTCTAGATAATTCTTTTCACTAAAAAGTTTGAATTTATCGAAATTCAATGGGTATATCATTTGAAGTTTTTCTGATATAACCTTCATTTGCGAGTTTTTGGTTTTTAAATCTTTTGAAATAAAATTTATTACCAACAATTTGAGTGAATTGTTCTACTGAGGTGGTAGTATCTTCAGTTTTTTCATCAAGAATAGGATCGTGAAGCTCACATTTGTATGTTTTGTAGGTACACGGATCTACCCATTCGATACATTCTACAAAATAGAAATTTGGATATTCTCTAAAAGTATAAATTTTGTTTTTAGTATAAATAATTTTTACATCAGTAATATTGAATTTACCCGCAATTGGGTAAGTATATTCAAATACACCTAGTAGTTTTTTTTGACACTCAAGTTTGATTGTATTTTTGTTTAAATTGATTGCCTCAGTTTTAAATGGAAAAAGAAAATTTAAAGAAATAATTAAGAGAACAGAAATTTGATTTTTATTCATTTTGAAATAGTTCCTCAAGGTTACTTTTTAGTCATCGAATTAAATGTAAGTTATATTCTCGGGAAACGAGATGATTAAAAGCAGATTCAACTGATTCAGGGATAGAGATTTCAGATTGAAAACCTAATTTCGGGTATACGATGATTCTTTGTAAATCACCAACAATTTCGTTTATAATCATATAAAGATTGATATATTGATGAGGGGCTTCTAACAGAGAGTATTTAGGTGCGGAAATGATGAATTGGTTCTCTGACCATTGTTTGTTTAAAGCCAACCTAACCCTTAAAGTCATAGAAGGTTTTTGAATCGCAATTACCGAGTTTACCTTAATATTCATTCTGTTTAACAATGATTTCGTGAATTGAATATTTTCACCTGTGTTGGTAGATTCATTTTCAATGATGAGATCTTGTATAGGAATGCCTTCATCCCTTACGAACTTGGCAAAAGATTCGGCCTCCGAATCAGAGAATACATTCTTAGTAAAAAAGTTAAGTCCCCCCGAAAATAGAATTCGATTCGCATAACCATTTTTGTATAGATCTGCTGCATACTTAGCCATTCTAATGTCATGGCTACAAAGGACAAAAATTAAATCTGCTTTATCAAGATCATCTTTTTGTGTGAGAAAATCCCAAATGATAGAAGCAGATTCTAAATCTGTATCAGAAATTTTTTTATGAGAGAGTAACAACAGAAACCAATTAACTTACTGCTTCTTTTAAAACCGCGATATCTATTTTTCTCATTTTTAACATGGCTTGTGTGGCACGTTCCGCTTTGATTGGGTCTTTATGCGAAATTAGTTGTAAAAGAATTTTCGGGGTCACTTGCCAATACATACCAAATTTATCTTGAAGCCAACCACACATACTTTCTGTACCGCCATCTGCGAGAAGAGCGTTCCAATAATAATCTACTTCTTTCTGAGTTTCTACACTAATCATAAAGGAGACACCCCAGGTAAATTTAAACTCTGGTCCACCATTGTAGGCTGTAAACTTTTGTCCGTTTAAAATAAACTCACCTTGCATTGGATTTGCGGTAATGATTTTCGATTTTTTAAAAACGGATGCATAGAATTTTGCAACCTCTTCAATATTTGCATTAAACATAAGAAAGGGTGTAATGCTATGAGTTGGGTTGGAGTGATAATCTAACTTTTTTAGATTTGCTTTTGTTTTGATTCCACTCGATTTTTTCTTCTTTGGTGCTGCCATGGTTTTCTCCTTTTATACTATTATTCTTCACTTTCTTCGTCGTCTGAGCTTGGAAAAATTCTTTGAAGCGGCGGCTCATATGTTTTTACATCATTACATACAATACTTGCGATAAAGAATCCAAAATTAGCATCGTTTGACCATCTTGGGCTAAAATGGTCACAGGAATAAAACTCAATATCTTTGGAACACCGATCAATATCTTCTGTTTTGTAGTAGGAGTATGGATTAAAAACTTCAAAACGAGTGAATAAATGCAAAATCAGAAAGAAAGAATTTGTGGTTTCTATAGAAAGAGTTCTCCGCATTGGATCAGGGTTTGTATCATTCCTATTATATGAGTGAGTTAACAAACTACAACTGTGCAATTTCGATATAATGGGACTGGTGATTCTTTGGTTTGCTTCTGATCCTTCGAGGTAATCTGGCCCATTGTATAAATGGTGACAGTGAATGAAGAAAACAAAGGGAAATATAAATTTGAAATTAGCTAAAAAAATTATGTTCCTTTTTAAGGAGATTAACATTTTTATTTACCTATCTTTTGGATCAAAAAATTTTTACGCTAAAATTTCGGTTCACCAATTAAAAACCAAGCATTAACAATCAGTTGTTTTTCTATTTCGTAAATTGCTAATACATCTATATTTGCTTTTCCTTCTGGAAAGTTTCTAGTAACTAATTCTTGATCGACAATTTTACCACCAAACACTTGTCTAGAAATCAATTTTGCAAAAAGATCTGGCTCCTGGAAACGAATTATATGTCTTTCCTTAATTTGGTCAATCCCATCTGCAATTAAAGTCGACGGATGGAGATATATTTTTGCATTTTTGTCCCAACATTTGACAAACGAATCAATGTCTTTATTGTTATATGCCTTTAATTGGGTATCGATTAAGTTTATATTTGTTTCTTGATTCATAAGTTTTATAAGAATTATAGATTAATAACAATTATATAAGGTAAGGCGAAGGTTTCTCTGAAGATAGAATAGAAATCTCGGATTTCAAAATACCTAGCATAGGAAGTTTTGACATTTTGAAATCCCGCTTTTTTTACTAGATATTTGGATCGAGGAAGGTGGTAATACTGCGAGATAATCAGAATTGGTTCTGCAATATTGGATTCTAAGATATCCTTTAGATTGTTGGCTGATTTTTCTGTAGTGTAACCTATATTATCTTCAATGATTTGATCCGCATTAATTCCCTGGGTGACTAAATATTTTTTCATTACCTTTGCTTCATCAAATCCTTCTTTTCCCAATCCCCCGGAGACTATTATTTTTTGAATTAAATGTTCTTTATAAAGATTGACTGCCCTGTCTAATCTTGCTTGCAACCGATCTGATGGTGATCCATCTATTTCAACTTTGTTGCCCAGAACAAGGGCTACATTGGATTTCAGTTCTTTTTCTTCTACGAGTCCAGTTGAGACTATATAACTTGAAGATATGAGTAGGTAAGTAAAAGATAATTTGATTAGGAGATAGAATATTTTTTTCATTTGAGTTTTAAAATCAAAGGTTCAAGAATTTCAAAATCAATTTTCCCCAGGATGATTTTTGGAATTATCATTTCGGTTGAATTTTTTTCTCTAAAATCGCGCCCAATGTTATAGCAAAAAACAGTATTGAAAGATAACGAAATCCTATTTGGATAAAGTATAAATCAATCGGCATTTTGGACATGGGCAGTAATACAATGATGTCTAAAATCCAGTTAATCAAAATCCAAGAAATTCCAATGATGATTCCTTCTTTAAAAAAGTTAAAATCAACTAACAAAAAATATCGAAATAATAAAAAACAACCACTCAGAGATCCAACAACAATCATAATTGTTTTGAAAAGAAATAAGTCTATTTGTAATGTACCTTCTTTTGAAAAAAAGAATATCGAGATAAAAAACGGTACAAACCAACTCAAAAATCCAAATCCTAAATTCCGTTTAATTGCTTTCATAACCATAAAACCTCTTTATCATAATCAGATCATTTTAACAACGAATCGTCTGCTATAAAAAGAACAATTTCCGTTTTTGATTTTGAAAATAGCTTGACAATAAGTAATTTAATATTAAACTATCTAGGAAGAGGAATTAGAGTAAAAAACTCTAAGGTAATCGTATGAATCCAGCAGAAAACAGAGAAAATTCAGGAATCTTTCAACAAACAGCTACTTTGCCTTCGTTTTTTTTGGGCCACGGGAGTCCGATGAATGCAATTGAAGAAAATGAATTTGTGGAAGGATTACGAAATCTGAGTAAAACGATTCCCAAACCGAAAGCCATTCTTTGTATTTCCGCACACTGGGTGACGGATGGAACGTTTGTAACGGCTATGGAAAATCCTCCCACCATACATGACTTTGGTGGGTTTCCAAAAGCATTATTTGATGTAGAATATCCTGCGCCCGGTAGTCCAGAACTCGCGAAACACATTCAATCGGTTGTCAAATCTCAAAATGTTCAGTTAGATTATGAATGGGGATTGGATCACGGAGCTTGGAGCGTCATCAAACATATTTACCCAAAAGCAGACATTTCCGTTGTGCAACTAAGTATGGATTATAAAATTTCGCCGGAAGCCCATTTTCAATTGGCGAAAGAATTATCTTCCCTTCGAAACCAAGGAGTTCTCATTCTTGCCAGTGGGAATATTGTACATAACTTGCGTATGGTGGCATGGGACAGATTGAGCGAAGTATATGGATTTGATTGGGCATTGGATGTGAACCAAAAGGTAAAAAATTGGATTTTGGCTGGAGACAACGATTCCTTAATTCAAATACGTAATCATGGAAAAGAATTCGAATGGGCCATTCCCACTGCGGAACATTATTTACCTTTGTTATATACCTTAGGAACAAAATTAGAATCTGACAAGGTTTCTTTTTTTAATGATAAACCAGTAGCAGGTGCTTTGACAATGACTTCCGTAAGGTTTGATTCGTAAAAGAAACGGACGAGGAAAAAAGCATAACATGGAAAAACCACTAGAATATTTAATTCGTAAACCAAAGGTTTCTGTAGAAAATCCTCCACTTCTTCTTTTGTTACATGGTGTTGGCAGTAATGAAGAAGATTTGTTTTCCTTAACTAATTATTTACCTGATTCCTTATTGGTTGTTTCGGTGAGAGGTCCGTTAACTTTAGCGCCAGATAGTTATGCTTGGTATGAAGTATTATTCACAACCGGCCAACCTAAGATCAATTTGGAACAAGAAAAGGAAAGTAGAAGGTTATTATTAGAGTTATTGGATTATCTGAAATCAAATTACCAATTTGATGAATCTAATGTATGGATTGGTGGTTTTAGTCAAGGTGCTATCATGTCTTATTCTTTGGGATTACTTTATCCAGATAATTTCAAAGGAATCATCGCTTTGAGTGGCAGATTGTTAGAAGAGAACAAAGAAATTGTGAGAGTAACAGATAATGTTTTGAACAAAAAGATTTTTATCTCTCACGGAATCAACGATCGCGTATTGTCTGTAGAATATGCTCGTTCGGTAAAACAATATTTGGAATCACTTGGCATTCAACCTCATTATCAAGAATACCCAGAAGGTCATAGCATCAATCGGGAGATGTTAAAAGATTTAATCCAATGGTTGGAAGAAAATCTTTGATTTAGATTTTGATAAAGTTGGCAGTGTATGTCCTGCCTTTTCCGAAAACTTGTTTGAGACGTAGTCCAGTTGGTAATAAAATTTCTTCTACGTTTGTGAGAGTTAGGGAATCCGGATCACCAGCCTGTTCGGATATTGATACAATTCCATTTGGTTTTAAAACTCTAAACATTTCTTTTGCATAACTGTTGGGTTCTGAAATTTCTCCAAGAACTGTAACAAGATAAATCGCATCAAAATGATTATCAGGAAAAGGAAGAGAATCCTTTTGAGTAATTGATAATTCTACATTTTTGATTCCTTTTTGATTCATCCGTTTTCGTGCTTTTTCAAGCATTTCTGGCTGAATGTCTGCAAGATAAAGTTTTCCTTTTGGAATTCTTTTGGCAATGAAGGGGCTAAAATAACCGGGTCCACATCCGAGTTCCAAAACAATAGAATCATCTTTCAGATCCAATCGACTGGCAAGTTTCGCTGGTGATAAGTATAAGTTTCGGAATGGAAGAAGTAACATCCATGCCATTTGCGAAGGATACAATCCCTTACCGACTAGTCTTTGAAAAACATTTTGTTTATCAGCCATGAGATTATATCCTTTTCTAATTTGAATCAGGTTTCCATTTACTTTGAAAATACCATTTTCACTGACAGGTCCGGAATCAATCGATAATCCCCAATCGTTTGAAGATGAGTGGGATTCTTTCCAAATAAGGTTTGATTTGGAAAATTTCGTCCAGGTCGCTATCTTTGAGAATGGCAGAACATCGTGGATCTTGTTTCAAAAGGTCACGAAGATTTTTGGATTGGTCTGCCCAAACCGCCATCGCATTTTCTTGAACGATCAGGTAAGCATCTTCTCTTGAGATCCCACCTTTTTCAATCAACCATAACAAAACTTTTTGTGAAAATATAAGTCCACGAGTTACATTTAATGTGCGTTCGGTGGCATCTGGATAGACATGAAGGCCTTTTAAAACAAAGTTCATTTTTTCCAAAATGTAATCGAGTGCAATGGTGGAATCAGGAAGAACAATTCGTTCTGCTGAGGAATGAGAAATGTCTCTTTCATGCCAAAGTCCTACGTTTTGTAATCCAACGTTTACGTTCGAACGAATGACACGGGAGATCCCAGAAATTCTTTCGCATACGACAGGATTTCGTTTATGAGGCATCGCCGAAGATCCTTTTTGGCCTTTGGCAAAAGGTTCTTCTACTTCGCGTCCTTCTGTTTTTTGTAAAAGACGGATTTCTGTTGCCATACGATCCAAACTCGCTGCAACCACACCAAGTACGGACATATAAAAAGCATGACGGTCACGTGAGATGACTTGTGTCGCAATTGGATCAACAGTTAATCCAAGTTTGGTTAATACATATTCTTCAATTTCTAAATCAATATTGGAATAAGTTCCAACAGCTCCGGAAAGTTTACCAACGGCAACTTGTGCCCTAGCATCTTTCATTCGTTCTAAGTTACGAGTCATCTCTGCGTAAAAGAGTGCAAACTTAAGTCCAAGTGTCATTGGTTCCGCATGGATTCCATGAGAGCGTCCGATACAAGGAAGGTCTTTGTATTCTTTTGCTTTTTCTTTTGTTGTTTGTAAAAGTGTTTCGGTTCTTTGGATGAGAAGATCCATCGCTTGTACCATTTGAACACAAAGTGCCGTATCACCAACGTCACTGGAAGTCAGTCCAAAGTGAACATGACGGCCTGCTGGTCCTATATAAGAGTTTAGGTTGGTCAAATAGGCGATCACATCATGGTGGACTTTCGATTCTATTTCTAGAATTTCATCAACATTGAATTTTGCCTTTTGTTTGATGGTTTCTAGGTCTTCTTTGGGAACTTCTCCGCGGTTGGCGCGGGCTTCGCAGGCATAAATTTCAATATCTGTCCAAATCTTAAATTTGTTCTCTAATTCCCAGATGGCCGAAATCTCTGGATGGCTGTAACGATCGATCATAAGGGCAGTCTTTCATTAGAAACTTCTCTTTCAACTGGGAATTTTACGATTGCCGAACGATGTTCGAAATTCAAGTTTAGAATCTAGTAATAAATCCTAGGGGGGCATATGTCCAAAGAATTCGAAGGAAAAGTAGCACTGGTAACGGGAGCTGCCTCTCCCATTGGTTTGGGAAGAGCAATCGCAAACCGAATCGCATCGCATGGTGCAAGTTTGGTGCTTGTTGATTTGAATCAGGAAAAAATTGAAGAAGCTGCAAGAGAAGTAGAAGCAAAATTTGGTGTGAAAGCAATTGGAGTTGCTTGTAACGTAACAAAACCAGAAGACTGTGACGCTGCTATCAGCAAAACAAAAGAAGCTTTTGGAAAATTAGATTTTCTTGTGAACAACGCGGGAGTTTTGAAAGACAATCTTCTCATTCGTATGTCTGAACAAGAATATGACTTTGTAATGGATGTGAACTGTAAGGGAGTTTTCCTTATGACTAAATCCGCAAGTAAACTCATTCTAAAATCTGACTCTGGTCGAATCGTAAACATTTCCTCAGTTTCTGGATTAACAGGCCAACCAGGCCAAGCAAACTACTCCACTTCCAAAGCGGGTGTGATTGCGTTAACTAAAGTTTCTGCTCGTGAATTTTCAGGAAGAAACGTTCTTGTGAATGCAGTTTGCCCAGGTTATGTGCAAACAGAAATGACGGGAACTCTTTCTAAAGAAGTACAAGACAAGTTGACTGATCCTTCTGTGATCCCACTCAAACGTCCGGGGAAACAAGAAGAGATTGCATCTGCTGTGAAATTTTTCTTAAGCAATGATGCATCTTACATCACTGGAACTTACCTCCGTGTAGACGGTGGTGCCGCTATCGGGATGTAGATTTTTTATCCTTTGCCTTGGGTGCGATTGTGATTGGTTTTGCCGTCTTTTGCACCTTAGGCGAAGAAGATTTGGTTTTTGTTTCTTTTGTATTCTTTTTATCTTTAATCGTATCTACGTTTGGATTTTCTGTAGGTGGTTTTTTCTTTTCTTCCGGGACTGGTGGTGTTTGGATTTCATAATCATACCGAACGGTAGAACTCCAGTTCCCTGCAAAATCTCTGACACTCGCAAGCACTGTATGTTTTCCTGGTTCGTATAGAATCTCTGGTTCAAAGATTTCTAAACGGCCATCTTTTGGAAAAAATTCTGCTTTGCCCGGAATTCCATCCACAGTGATATCAAAGCCGTCAGGCATAATTCCCGATCCAACATCGACAGCTTTTAGATACAATGCAAAGTCTTCTCTCGGATATACAGTTTTATTCATCAAATCATGTAGATAAATGGTGGGAGGAGTTTGGTCAGAAAGAACCACAAACATTCCAGTTTTGCGAAGCCTTACTTTAAAAAACTGACCCCAAGAACTAAAGGAAGATCCATTGACCTTTTTTACATTCCCATCTGCTAAAACTTCATATAAATCCGCAGAGTTAATATCTTTGGTTTTGGGAACTTTTACATAAAGATCATAACCTAAATTAAAATCTTTAAAATCAGGGCCAATTTTATATACACTGGAAAGTTGATTGAGTCCCTTTGTATTGATTTGAATTTGTTCTTGTGCTTCAATATCAAAAAAAGCTTTGGAATACACAGCATTCACTGGGAAAAACAATTCTACTTTTGTATCTTTGGATTTGAAAGTTGTATAACGATCATAGTACACATTGTACTTCCATTCTTTGGTTACAATATGACTGTAATCACCTTGGTCTTTTAGGATATAAAAGGAAGCAAAAGACATTTGCCCACCCATACCAGTGGCACGAATCGTAATTTCCTTGGGTTCACCAAGACGCATTTGTTCGCTATCAAGTAAACCTTGTTCGCGGCCATTACTCCTCATTCCGAGTAGGTCATTTCCATCGCGTGTGTGCAGATAATAAGAGAAGGGATTTCCATTGGGTTTACTGACAGAGCTGTCATATAATAATACATTTTTTCTGGTATGTTCTTTTAAAATTTTTGAAAGTTGAAATCCTTGTAAAACATTTTCACCAATTAACATATCTAAGGTGAAAATTCCTAAACGATTGTTGTTGGATTTTTGATGAATAGCAACTTGAATTCCTACTTTTCCTTGGATAAAAAGTGTTGGTGACTCTGAGAGTTCAAAACGATTTCCACTAGTTTCATAAAAAGGAATTTCAATGGTTTCATTTCGGCCGTTGATAAAGGTTCGTGGTGTTTGTGGAGTGATACGAATTGTATTAAATACAATTGGTTCTGCCACATTGTATCCTAAACCATAATGCATAGGATTGTAATAAACATTGTCTTTAAAAAGTTCAAAATGTAAGTGTGGTGGGCCAACACCTGTATCACCAGAGAAGGCAATGGTTTCTCCTGCATCCACCTCTACCGCTTCGGGAAGTGCAATATCAAAATCTGTT from Leptospira noumeaensis includes:
- a CDS encoding steroid delta-isomerase, whose product is MNQETNINLIDTQLKAYNNKDIDSFVKCWDKNAKIYLHPSTLIADGIDQIKERHIIRFQEPDLFAKLISRQVFGGKIVDQELVTRNFPEGKANIDVLAIYEIEKQLIVNAWFLIGEPKF
- a CDS encoding VOC family protein produces the protein MAAPKKKKSSGIKTKANLKKLDYHSNPTHSITPFLMFNANIEEVAKFYASVFKKSKIITANPMQGEFILNGQKFTAYNGGPEFKFTWGVSFMISVETQKEVDYYWNALLADGGTESMCGWLQDKFGMYWQVTPKILLQLISHKDPIKAERATQAMLKMRKIDIAVLKEAVS
- a CDS encoding YdcF family protein, with the translated sequence MLLSHKKISDTDLESASIIWDFLTQKDDLDKADLIFVLCSHDIRMAKYAADLYKNGYANRILFSGGLNFFTKNVFSDSEAESFAKFVRDEGIPIQDLIIENESTNTGENIQFTKSLLNRMNIKVNSVIAIQKPSMTLRVRLALNKQWSENQFIISAPKYSLLEAPHQYINLYMIINEIVGDLQRIIVYPKLGFQSEISIPESVESAFNHLVSREYNLHLIR
- the ygiD gene encoding 4,5-DOPA dioxygenase extradiol; this translates as MNPAENRENSGIFQQTATLPSFFLGHGSPMNAIEENEFVEGLRNLSKTIPKPKAILCISAHWVTDGTFVTAMENPPTIHDFGGFPKALFDVEYPAPGSPELAKHIQSVVKSQNVQLDYEWGLDHGAWSVIKHIYPKADISVVQLSMDYKISPEAHFQLAKELSSLRNQGVLILASGNIVHNLRMVAWDRLSEVYGFDWALDVNQKVKNWILAGDNDSLIQIRNHGKEFEWAIPTAEHYLPLLYTLGTKLESDKVSFFNDKPVAGALTMTSVRFDS
- a CDS encoding alpha/beta hydrolase yields the protein MEKPLEYLIRKPKVSVENPPLLLLLHGVGSNEEDLFSLTNYLPDSLLVVSVRGPLTLAPDSYAWYEVLFTTGQPKINLEQEKESRRLLLELLDYLKSNYQFDESNVWIGGFSQGAIMSYSLGLLYPDNFKGIIALSGRLLEENKEIVRVTDNVLNKKIFISHGINDRVLSVEYARSVKQYLESLGIQPHYQEYPEGHSINREMLKDLIQWLEENL
- a CDS encoding class I SAM-dependent methyltransferase gives rise to the protein MADKQNVFQRLVGKGLYPSQMAWMLLLPFRNLYLSPAKLASRLDLKDDSIVLELGCGPGYFSPFIAKRIPKGKLYLADIQPEMLEKARKRMNQKGIKNVELSITQKDSLPFPDNHFDAIYLVTVLGEISEPNSYAKEMFRVLKPNGIVSISEQAGDPDSLTLTNVEEILLPTGLRLKQVFGKGRTYTANFIKI
- a CDS encoding YdcF family protein; this translates as MKKIFYLLIKLSFTYLLISSSYIVSTGLVEEKELKSNVALVLGNKVEIDGSPSDRLQARLDRAVNLYKEHLIQKIIVSGGLGKEGFDEAKVMKKYLVTQGINADQIIEDNIGYTTEKSANNLKDILESNIAEPILIISQYYHLPRSKYLVKKAGFQNVKTSYARYFEIRDFYSIFRETFALPYIIVINL
- the add gene encoding adenosine deaminase, whose translation is MEVPFSEILNRIAVIDRDIAELNRLKSRLPADRPYSPTIQLTFDKQINTLLNERVSLMELPILHPPLWLLSKEGLEPSTESPLLKERKSLLAGDLSVPHPNEQDVINFIREIPKTEVHLHLEACVNKETLKFLYKKNGIEVTDKEFEDKYNFKDLNGFIQVFFFVQGSVKEASDLGYFIDSLADYLRSNNIIYCEAFFAPSKFIQNGLDFDEMVEVMVNRIRQIEVKDGITIRLLVDVSRSFGPENAMNNLKRVLGLKHKEVIGIGLGGAELMGPAKDYSEVFKVARESGLRCVAHSGEDDGPWAIWDAVNLCKAERIGHGTSAIQDPELVRYMKENRIPIEICVTSNVFTGKYVRKEQNHPVRYYYDQGLMLCINTDDPDIFNVNLTYEFFKLYRFLDFSIDEIIDLVRQGVLCTFHPEKESLWAAMEEKIDQIKLKYNLVSEKQVTAV
- a CDS encoding DegT/DnrJ/EryC1/StrS family aminotransferase, which produces MLTSRKTFLPFALPSISEDAIEEVAQVLRSGWVTSGPKVKQFEMEFGDFVGSKETIAVNSATAGLHLALEAIGLTANDAAITSSITFTATTEVICYFGAEPILTDVDPIHNLMTPETLRETITSKCKWNGKELTSKKTGKQIKAIMPVHLAGYTCDMEGLMAIAKEYNLYVIEDAAHAFPAVHKDKMIGTWGDFTVFSFYATKGITTGEGGMVTTSHKEAAERIRKMRLHGINRDAFNRPGWYYEVVDAGYKYNMTDIAAALGVVQLKESHGFWERRTEIAKHYNQEFSSLKGIKLPKEDSNGIHSWHLYRIELDPKIAKIGRDSLVEELKERNIGTSLHFIPIFEHPYYKKTFQYNRKEYPNACLMYDRSVSLPLFAGMTKSDEKDVIDAMKDILG